In Candidatus Defluviibacterium haderslevense, the following are encoded in one genomic region:
- a CDS encoding YceI family protein has protein sequence MLRNTYIGLFFLVICYSGFGQSESSFIKFKIKNAGLYTNGYFSQYNFDLYYNKANPQQSKFNGTLRASSINTGVTMRDNHLRSKEYFNVLEFPEIIFISSNINVISSNELNVSGTLNIKGISKKVNFNVKVSSGINKDVLNATLVLNRLDFGIGKSSWTLSDVVSLNLRYTQENK, from the coding sequence ATGTTAAGAAATACTTATATAGGATTGTTTTTTTTGGTTATATGTTATTCCGGTTTTGGACAAAGTGAGTCATCTTTTATTAAGTTTAAAATTAAAAATGCAGGTCTATATACCAATGGATATTTTTCCCAATATAACTTTGATTTGTATTACAATAAGGCCAATCCGCAACAAAGTAAATTCAATGGAACACTGCGTGCATCAAGTATAAATACTGGAGTAACCATGCGTGATAATCACTTGCGATCAAAGGAATATTTTAATGTTTTAGAATTTCCTGAGATCATTTTTATTTCTAGTAATATAAATGTGATTTCTTCAAATGAATTGAATGTATCAGGAACTCTTAATATTAAAGGCATTTCAAAAAAGGTAAACTTTAATGTTAAAGTATCCAGTGGTATTAATAAAGATGTGTTGAATGCTACATTGGTATTGAATCGATTGGATTTTGGAATTGGTAAGAGTAGTTGGACTTTATCTGATGTAGTTAGTTTGAATTTGAGGTATACTCAAGAAAATAAATAA
- the phaC gene encoding class III poly(R)-hydroxyalkanoic acid synthase subunit PhaC yields MINSNSVFNEMITVNDKFRKVYQTLKNIDAVEVATTPKELVWQCDKVKMFHYIRETPATCKIPVLVSFALMNRHDVLDLQPDRSLMKKLLDEGLDIYIMDWGYPTRADRYLTIEDYILGYMNDAVDFIRAKHKVPKINKMGICQSGLFSMVYASIFPEKLQSLVTYVAPFDFTDTNCNMLYKWSKYIDVDTMVDTQGIIRADVMNSAFGMLKPSMDIAKYFGVMDMMEDQDKLINFLRMEKWKNDCPDLSGEMYRKYIKDFFRDNKLIKGTFELDGKVVNLKNMTVPYLNVYATEDNIIPNKSTIAIMDHLTGSKDKQLYAFPGGHIGVFVGAKSQKELAPKVAQWVSERS; encoded by the coding sequence CTGTTGAAGTAGCCACAACACCAAAAGAATTGGTGTGGCAATGTGATAAAGTGAAAATGTTTCACTACATTAGAGAAACACCAGCTACATGTAAAATTCCTGTATTGGTTTCTTTTGCATTAATGAATAGACATGATGTCTTAGATCTACAACCAGATCGTTCATTGATGAAAAAATTACTCGATGAAGGTCTTGATATTTACATCATGGATTGGGGATATCCCACCAGAGCAGACCGTTATTTAACGATCGAAGATTATATTTTGGGTTATATGAATGATGCTGTTGATTTTATTAGAGCTAAACATAAGGTCCCAAAAATTAATAAAATGGGTATATGTCAAAGTGGTTTATTTAGTATGGTTTACGCATCAATATTTCCAGAGAAATTACAAAGTTTGGTAACTTATGTAGCTCCATTTGATTTTACAGATACCAATTGTAACATGCTGTATAAATGGTCTAAATATATTGATGTAGATACCATGGTAGATACGCAGGGTATTATTAGGGCTGATGTTATGAATAGTGCCTTTGGAATGCTTAAACCAAGTATGGACATAGCCAAATATTTTGGTGTAATGGATATGATGGAGGATCAGGATAAACTGATCAATTTCTTAAGAATGGAGAAATGGAAGAATGATTGCCCTGACCTAAGCGGGGAAATGTATAGAAAATACATTAAAGATTTTTTCCGAGATAATAAACTTATAAAAGGAACCTTCGAATTGGACGGTAAAGTTGTCAATCTTAAGAATATGACTGTGCCTTATTTGAATGTATATGCAACAGAAGACAATATCATTCCAAATAAATCTACAATTGCTATTATGGATCATTTGACAGGATCTAAAGATAAACAATTATATGCATTTCCAGGTGGACATATTGGTGTTTTTGTAGGTGCTAAATCACAGAAGGAATTGGCCCCAAAAGTAGCTCAATGGGTATCTGAACGATCATAA
- a CDS encoding glycosyl hydrolase, which yields MKYLYFGIITSICLCSTLGSNAQSKAKVEAKSPEVPVLTTETFSALKFRSIGPAVTSGRIADFAVNPNNPSEYYVASASGGVWKTTNKGTTFKPIFDGQGSYSIGCVSLDPSNPSNVYVGSGENNNQRSVAYGDGIYKSEDAGKTWKNIGLKKSEHIAEIIVDPNNSNIIYVAAYGPVWSEGGDRGVYKSTDGGANWTCVKSVSSYTGCNDIVMDPRNSNVLYAAFHQRMRKVFTYIGGGPETALFKTTDGGATWSKVEGGLPSGDLGRIGLAISPVNPNVLYTVIEAKDDKGGVYRSMDKGASWEKRNGFYTSGNYYNEIACDPKDVNRIYITDTYYKVSYDGGKTIGNLGEINKHIDNHAIWVDPNDGNHLLVGCDGGIYETYDYAKSWDFKSNFPVTQFYKVSTDNAFPFYNVHGGTQDNLSLGGPSRTTSANGIVNSDWFVTSTGDGFETQVDQSNPDIIYAQSQYGGLVRYDRKCNEYLYIKPVEQEGEAAYRWNWDAPLLISQFDNKKLYFGANRLFRTDDQGNSWNVISPDLTRQLDRNKLEIMGRVWSVDAIAKNGSTDIYGQLTTIAESKFDPNLIWVGTDDGLIQMTTDGGKNWLRIDNIPGIPAQSYVHQIISSLHDKNTAYACFNHHRYGDFKPYIVKTTDAGKTWKTIQSNLPERGSVYSIAEDHIDANLLFVGTEFGCFFSNNGGQAWIQLKSGLPTIAVRDIEIQRRENDLVLGTFGRGFYILDDYSLLRQFKNDDLKKAAVILPIKDSWMFIENLALGLRDKGHLGSSYFSTPNPKVGAVITYYVKDDLKKIKDIRKDREEKMLAKKETIYYPSLDSLRLEDNQEDPYLLFTIKDQEGQVVRNIKTAGSKGLQKIVWDFRYPTPAPVEGRSVPAPDQLFGEEELGHLAMPGTYTVSLSKYEDGTFTELVGPTSFNCKLLNNSSIPRDMNANVAFCKKVAKLRKATSAAGDLLGSMDSRLKNIEKASHDMLASPQSIISKISKLNKEYQAISLKLNGDATRAKREFESLPSIDGKVGIIEGSIWNTTSPITKTNLRVYDQVSREFSSVLSDMKKLNKSIDDLEKELEMNQAPYTQGRWPEWK from the coding sequence ATGAAATATCTATATTTTGGGATTATAACTTCAATTTGTTTATGTTCAACATTGGGTTCTAATGCACAATCTAAAGCTAAAGTAGAGGCAAAATCACCAGAAGTTCCGGTATTGACTACGGAGACCTTTTCTGCTTTAAAATTCAGATCCATAGGCCCTGCTGTAACGTCTGGACGGATAGCTGATTTTGCAGTTAATCCTAATAATCCAAGCGAATATTATGTAGCCAGTGCTTCAGGAGGTGTATGGAAAACTACCAATAAAGGGACAACTTTTAAACCCATTTTTGATGGACAAGGTTCTTATTCTATTGGTTGTGTAAGTCTGGACCCATCCAATCCATCTAATGTTTATGTTGGTTCCGGAGAGAACAATAACCAAAGATCTGTGGCTTATGGCGATGGTATTTATAAAAGTGAGGACGCCGGGAAGACCTGGAAAAATATTGGCTTAAAGAAATCGGAACACATTGCAGAAATAATAGTTGATCCGAATAATTCGAACATTATTTATGTAGCAGCATATGGCCCGGTGTGGAGTGAAGGCGGAGACCGCGGTGTTTACAAATCTACCGATGGTGGTGCCAATTGGACCTGTGTAAAATCTGTAAGTTCTTATACGGGTTGTAATGATATTGTTATGGATCCAAGGAATTCTAATGTTTTATATGCAGCATTTCACCAGAGAATGCGTAAAGTATTTACTTACATTGGTGGTGGTCCGGAAACAGCGCTGTTTAAAACAACCGACGGTGGAGCCACATGGTCAAAAGTAGAAGGAGGGTTGCCAAGCGGTGATTTGGGTAGAATCGGTCTGGCTATTAGTCCAGTTAACCCGAATGTACTTTATACGGTAATTGAGGCTAAAGATGATAAAGGTGGTGTATATCGATCTATGGATAAAGGTGCAAGTTGGGAAAAACGAAACGGTTTTTATACTTCAGGAAATTATTATAATGAAATAGCTTGTGATCCTAAAGACGTAAATAGAATATATATAACTGACACATATTATAAAGTAAGTTATGATGGTGGAAAAACCATTGGCAATTTAGGAGAAATCAATAAACACATAGATAACCATGCTATTTGGGTAGATCCAAATGATGGAAATCATTTATTGGTGGGGTGTGATGGTGGCATTTATGAAACTTATGATTATGCAAAATCTTGGGACTTCAAATCAAATTTTCCTGTAACTCAATTTTATAAAGTATCTACAGACAATGCATTTCCATTTTACAATGTACATGGTGGTACACAAGATAACTTAAGTTTAGGAGGGCCAAGTCGAACAACTTCTGCCAATGGAATTGTAAATTCCGATTGGTTTGTAACATCTACTGGAGATGGTTTTGAAACGCAAGTTGATCAATCCAATCCTGATATCATTTATGCTCAGAGTCAATATGGAGGATTGGTTCGATACGATCGAAAATGTAATGAGTATTTATATATTAAACCTGTAGAACAGGAGGGTGAGGCAGCATATAGATGGAATTGGGACGCACCTTTATTGATCAGTCAATTTGATAATAAGAAACTTTATTTTGGAGCAAACCGTTTGTTTCGGACAGATGATCAAGGTAATTCATGGAATGTCATAAGTCCGGATTTAACCAGACAATTAGATCGCAACAAGTTAGAAATCATGGGAAGGGTGTGGTCTGTAGATGCCATTGCTAAAAATGGTAGTACTGACATTTATGGACAATTAACTACAATTGCAGAATCTAAATTCGATCCAAATTTAATTTGGGTAGGAACTGATGACGGATTGATACAAATGACAACAGACGGTGGTAAAAATTGGCTTAGAATAGATAATATTCCTGGAATCCCTGCCCAATCCTATGTGCATCAAATCATTAGTTCATTACATGATAAAAACACGGCTTATGCTTGTTTTAATCATCATCGTTACGGAGATTTTAAACCATACATTGTTAAAACTACAGATGCCGGTAAAACATGGAAAACGATTCAATCCAATTTGCCGGAAAGAGGCAGTGTATATTCAATAGCTGAAGATCACATTGATGCTAATCTTTTATTTGTAGGTACTGAATTTGGATGTTTTTTTTCAAACAATGGGGGCCAAGCCTGGATACAATTGAAATCAGGGTTGCCGACTATAGCTGTTCGTGATATTGAAATTCAGCGCAGAGAGAATGACTTAGTACTTGGAACATTTGGTAGAGGATTTTATATCCTTGATGATTATTCATTGTTGCGTCAATTTAAGAATGATGATTTAAAAAAAGCAGCAGTCATATTACCTATCAAAGACAGTTGGATGTTTATTGAAAATTTAGCTTTAGGATTGAGGGATAAAGGACATTTGGGTAGTAGTTATTTTAGTACTCCAAATCCAAAAGTTGGAGCTGTTATCACGTATTATGTTAAAGACGATTTGAAAAAAATAAAAGATATAAGAAAGGATCGGGAAGAAAAAATGCTTGCTAAAAAAGAAACGATTTATTATCCGAGTTTAGATAGTTTGAGATTGGAAGACAATCAGGAAGATCCCTATTTGTTATTTACGATCAAAGATCAAGAGGGCCAAGTAGTACGAAATATTAAAACTGCCGGATCTAAAGGACTTCAAAAAATAGTTTGGGATTTTAGATATCCTACACCAGCGCCTGTTGAAGGGCGTTCTGTACCTGCTCCAGATCAACTTTTTGGTGAAGAAGAATTAGGTCATCTTGCCATGCCGGGAACATATACTGTCAGTCTATCTAAATATGAAGATGGAACATTTACGGAATTGGTTGGGCCTACTTCCTTTAATTGCAAATTATTGAACAATAGTTCAATTCCAAGAGACATGAATGCCAATGTTGCTTTTTGTAAGAAAGTTGCTAAACTTCGTAAAGCCACAAGTGCAGCTGGAGATTTATTGGGTAGTATGGATAGTCGGTTAAAGAATATTGAAAAAGCTTCACACGACATGCTTGCTTCGCCACAATCCATTATAAGCAAGATATCCAAACTGAATAAAGAATATCAAGCTATTAGTTTGAAATTAAATGGGGATGCAACCCGTGCGAAAAGAGAATTTGAATCATTACCTTCCATTGATGGAAAAGTTGGTATCATTGAAGGTTCCATTTGGAATACTACATCTCCAATTACAAAAACCAATTTGCGCGTTTATGATCAGGTTTCTAGAGAATTTTCTTCAGTATTGTCAGATATGAAAAAACTAAATAAAAGCATTGACGATTTAGAAAAAGAACTTGAAATGAATCAAGCACCATATACGCAAGGAAGATGGCCGGAATGGAAATAG
- a CDS encoding type III polyketide synthase — translation MSNITAISCRTGQFQFSRDRIFHFLNEMFSDKNIFRKFQFIWNESGITNKYSVIPDFDLDCNEPLLYKKTDVLPTTSLRMQVYKSEAVKLGLLVAHDSIKKANINVNEISHLITVSCTGMCAPGLELLLAHELQLDSKVKKHAINFMGCYAAFHGLRLGDLIVKDNPESKVLIVCIELCSLHLRNDKSDDNLLSLTLFSDGGSACIMQGEAIAGPYLECVDFNSDWIPDSSSEMGWDIGDQGFEMILKRTIPDFIERNIKYCFDQLLLKNKLLNSQVNTYAIHPGGKNILNSFCKALHLDHDELDISFNILKNFGNMSSATILFALQQVLERSIKSIGSQMVYAAAFGPGITVESALFKHMNSNHG, via the coding sequence TTGAGTAACATTACTGCTATTTCATGTCGGACTGGACAATTTCAATTTAGTCGAGATCGGATATTTCATTTTTTAAATGAAATGTTTAGTGACAAAAATATATTTCGAAAATTTCAATTTATTTGGAATGAATCAGGAATTACTAATAAATATTCAGTGATACCTGATTTTGATTTGGATTGCAATGAACCATTATTATACAAAAAAACAGATGTTTTACCCACCACATCTTTACGGATGCAAGTTTACAAATCGGAAGCTGTTAAACTAGGCCTTCTTGTAGCCCACGACAGTATTAAGAAAGCAAATATTAACGTCAACGAAATATCTCATTTGATTACAGTTTCTTGTACCGGCATGTGTGCACCGGGATTGGAATTATTACTAGCTCATGAATTGCAATTGGATTCAAAAGTTAAAAAACATGCAATTAATTTTATGGGTTGCTATGCTGCATTCCATGGTTTAAGATTAGGAGATTTAATAGTGAAAGATAATCCAGAAAGCAAGGTATTAATTGTATGTATTGAATTGTGTTCCTTGCATTTGAGAAATGACAAGAGTGATGATAATCTTTTATCGTTAACTTTGTTTTCTGATGGCGGATCAGCTTGCATTATGCAGGGTGAAGCCATTGCCGGACCCTATTTAGAATGTGTAGATTTTAATTCAGATTGGATTCCGGATAGTTCTTCTGAAATGGGATGGGATATAGGAGATCAGGGGTTTGAAATGATTTTAAAAAGGACCATACCAGATTTTATTGAGCGAAATATCAAATATTGTTTTGATCAATTATTATTAAAAAATAAATTACTGAATTCTCAAGTAAACACCTATGCCATTCATCCGGGTGGTAAGAATATATTGAATAGTTTTTGTAAAGCTTTACATTTGGATCACGATGAATTAGATATTAGTTTTAATATATTAAAAAATTTTGGGAATATGTCTTCTGCGACTATATTATTTGCGTTACAACAAGTTTTGGAAAGGAGTATCAAGTCTATTGGTTCTCAAATGGTTTATGCCGCAGCTTTTGGACCTGGCATAACCGTTGAGAGTGCTTTGTTTAAACATATGAATTCAAATCATGGTTGA
- a CDS encoding UbiA prenyltransferase family protein: MEISLFRNIVTHLRFSFSILLLPVFLFAMSQASSVNWIHAFICFVVLHVLVYPSSNAYNSFMDRDTGSIGGLKNPPAVPQSIYMVSLVFDVLALCISYMFLGFAVFALIASYIIASRTYSYRGIRLKKYPWVGFLIVALFQGSIIYLISLWSFQGSVIFELKLYWGMLISFFMMGSSYPLTQVYQHKQDREDGVLTLSMVLGVRGTFIFSGIMLLVFVILMIFFLYSYEPLLMIPLLIFCTFPVSIYFTNWFRKVWRDDLEANFENTMLMSHLGAWSTNLFFGSVFLFKYFNIMI, translated from the coding sequence ATGGAAATTAGTCTTTTTAGAAATATTGTTACACATTTACGGTTTTCTTTTTCAATATTATTACTACCTGTATTTTTATTTGCAATGAGTCAAGCATCTTCTGTTAATTGGATTCATGCGTTTATTTGTTTTGTTGTATTACATGTATTAGTTTACCCTTCCAGTAATGCTTATAATAGTTTTATGGATCGGGATACAGGAAGCATAGGTGGGCTCAAAAATCCACCTGCAGTACCGCAATCTATTTATATGGTGTCGTTAGTGTTTGATGTTTTAGCCCTATGTATCAGTTATATGTTTTTAGGATTTGCAGTTTTTGCTTTAATTGCGAGTTATATTATCGCATCAAGAACCTATAGTTATAGAGGTATTCGATTAAAAAAATATCCTTGGGTTGGATTTTTAATAGTAGCATTATTTCAAGGTTCCATTATTTATTTAATTAGTTTATGGAGTTTCCAAGGAAGTGTGATTTTTGAATTAAAGTTATATTGGGGAATGCTGATTTCTTTTTTTATGATGGGCTCCAGTTATCCTTTGACTCAAGTGTATCAACACAAACAAGATAGGGAAGATGGTGTTCTCACCTTAAGTATGGTACTGGGTGTAAGAGGGACTTTTATTTTTTCAGGAATCATGTTGCTTGTTTTTGTTATTCTGATGATATTTTTTTTATATTCATATGAACCTTTGTTAATGATTCCTTTATTAATATTTTGTACTTTTCCGGTTAGTATTTATTTTACAAATTGGTTTCGAAAAGTATGGAGAGATGATTTGGAAGCGAATTTTGAAAACACCATGCTTATGAGTCATTTGGGAGCATGGTCTACAAATTTGTTTTTTGGATCCGTGTTTTTGTTTAAATATTTTAACATTATGATTTGA
- a CDS encoding NAD(P)/FAD-dependent oxidoreductase — translation MPENLSSHWDLIIIGGGLAGLSSAILSSRQGLKVLVIEKGSYPRHKVCGEFISMESFGFLLKLGLPIPDLNLPIIKQFTLTSYLGPTASCTLKKGGFGISRFLLDHLLMQIAQANGVVVLQQHKVIELQYNADLKQYELTTHKQTVFSATLVIGAFGRMNPLLPQPKPRSLTSFVGIKYHIESDLKPDTIEIHSFKNGYCGISRIEDHKYCICYLARAEDLKKFQGDISMLESQVLMQNRFLMKRLNHRILEGPIVTSQFHFSIQDLTYNQVLLSGDAAGFIPPLTGNGMSLAFRSAHQLQPLIRDFFDGSLNLETIIIKQNKYISNYLSSRIQKGIFLQKLLFVENPILSNALMYGLTIVPGLMNILANQAIGDDIV, via the coding sequence ATGCCTGAAAATCTAAGTAGTCATTGGGATCTTATTATTATTGGTGGAGGACTTGCTGGTTTGTCCTCGGCCATTTTATCTAGTCGTCAAGGACTCAAAGTATTGGTTATTGAAAAAGGTTCCTATCCAAGACATAAAGTTTGTGGTGAATTCATCAGTATGGAGTCATTTGGTTTTTTATTAAAATTAGGTTTGCCCATTCCGGATTTAAACCTTCCGATTATTAAACAATTTACATTGACATCTTATTTAGGACCTACCGCTAGTTGTACTTTGAAAAAGGGAGGTTTCGGAATAAGTAGATTTCTTTTGGACCATTTATTAATGCAAATAGCTCAAGCAAATGGTGTTGTAGTCCTTCAACAACATAAAGTAATAGAACTACAGTATAATGCCGATTTGAAGCAATACGAGTTGACTACACATAAACAAACGGTGTTCAGTGCTACTTTGGTAATTGGAGCATTTGGAAGAATGAATCCTTTATTACCTCAGCCTAAGCCTAGGAGTCTGACAAGTTTTGTTGGAATTAAATATCACATCGAAAGTGATTTAAAACCTGATACTATAGAAATTCATAGTTTTAAAAATGGATATTGTGGTATTTCTAGAATTGAAGATCATAAATATTGTATTTGTTATTTAGCAAGGGCTGAAGATTTGAAGAAGTTTCAAGGTGACATTTCAATGTTAGAATCTCAAGTATTGATGCAGAATCGATTTTTAATGAAGCGACTTAATCATAGAATTTTAGAAGGGCCTATAGTGACTTCTCAGTTTCATTTTAGTATACAGGATTTGACTTATAATCAAGTTTTATTGTCTGGAGACGCGGCTGGTTTTATTCCGCCATTGACTGGGAATGGTATGAGCCTTGCTTTTAGATCAGCCCATCAATTGCAACCCTTGATTAGAGATTTTTTTGATGGAAGTTTGAATCTTGAAACCATTATTATCAAACAAAATAAGTATATCTCTAATTATCTTTCATCCCGAATTCAAAAGGGTATATTTCTACAGAAACTATTGTTTGTTGAAAACCCTATTCTAAGTAATGCATTGATGTATGGCTTAACTATAGTGCCTGGCTTGATGAATATTCTAGCCAATCAAGCCATTGGAGATGATATTGTTTAG
- a CDS encoding MFS transporter, with product MGLHPSLEVFHLKEFRHYTLLRFFVTIGLLMQSVLLSWHVYVLSKDPWAIGALGLSEAIPMILFSLFGGYYADRSDKRKILIYCLIGFLVCSLAYMFLCSTWAEQNMPQGSIIFSIYFFVGIGGVLRSFSGATSFSIIHQMVPGHLLKSATTWVSSVWQAGAILGPILAGIFYAYSGPFFSFLFTFIFIFIGFIQLFGIAPKSVSFVPKDETIFQSLKDGLHFVFKHQIILGALSLDLFAVLFGGAVAMLPLYADQILMVGPEGLGWLRAAPGIGAILTLSFLSIRPMQSKHGPKLLWAVAGFGIFTILFAISKHYYWSMFCLFMTGALDAVSVMVRSIILQLKTPDHMRGRVASVNNIFIGSSNEIGMAESGAAAKLMGLVPSVIFGGVMTLIVVIVTSIKAKSLRKLEL from the coding sequence ATGGGATTACACCCTTCACTTGAAGTTTTTCATCTTAAAGAATTCAGACACTATACCTTACTTCGTTTTTTTGTAACGATAGGCCTATTGATGCAATCTGTATTATTGTCTTGGCATGTTTATGTTTTATCAAAAGATCCATGGGCTATTGGTGCATTAGGATTAAGTGAAGCTATTCCAATGATTTTATTTAGTTTGTTTGGAGGATATTATGCAGATCGAAGTGATAAAAGAAAAATACTGATTTATTGTCTAATAGGTTTTTTAGTGTGTTCTTTGGCTTATATGTTTTTATGTTCAACCTGGGCAGAACAAAATATGCCTCAAGGATCTATTATTTTTAGTATATACTTTTTTGTTGGAATAGGTGGTGTCTTGCGAAGTTTTTCTGGTGCTACTTCCTTTTCAATCATTCACCAAATGGTTCCTGGACATTTGTTGAAATCTGCAACTACATGGGTTAGTAGTGTCTGGCAAGCTGGGGCTATTTTGGGGCCTATTTTAGCTGGTATTTTTTATGCATATTCAGGTCCATTTTTTTCATTTTTATTTACCTTCATTTTTATTTTTATTGGATTTATTCAATTGTTCGGAATAGCACCGAAGTCCGTTTCATTTGTTCCTAAAGATGAGACCATATTTCAGAGTTTAAAAGACGGTTTGCATTTTGTGTTTAAACATCAGATTATCTTGGGTGCATTAAGTTTAGATTTATTTGCTGTATTATTTGGAGGGGCGGTTGCCATGTTGCCCTTATATGCTGATCAAATATTAATGGTTGGTCCTGAAGGATTAGGTTGGCTGAGGGCAGCACCAGGTATAGGTGCGATTCTTACATTGAGTTTTTTATCTATCCGACCCATGCAATCTAAACATGGGCCTAAATTATTATGGGCAGTGGCCGGATTTGGCATTTTTACTATTTTATTTGCCATTTCAAAACACTATTACTGGAGTATGTTTTGTTTGTTTATGACAGGGGCTTTAGATGCTGTTAGTGTCATGGTAAGATCTATCATCTTGCAATTAAAAACGCCAGATCATATGCGTGGTCGTGTTGCTTCAGTGAATAATATTTTTATTGGGAGTAGTAATGAAATCGGGATGGCAGAAAGTGGTGCTGCAGCAAAATTAATGGGTTTAGTGCCTTCAGTAATTTTTGGTGGAGTGATGACATTAATCGTAGTGATTGTAACCAGTATTAAGGCTAAATCATTGCGTAAATTGGAATTGTAG
- a CDS encoding methyltransferase domain-containing protein, with the protein MVDQFKHRSSDLELMDLPIVKKEELFTNLKELIQINKMTGGPSLGFYGIKQLLKHHRTDHHEIHIVDIGFGAGDMLNYLSEHIDKFPARIKLTGIDIMPEAFDFVKQQYPDLINKVNFVRADYKDWFAQGNRPDIVVAGLFCHHLDMNEMDDFLSFIRTHVKIGAVINDLERSRIAYYGIMILTRLFSKSRFTKNDAPLSVLRGFTSLEWKGLMLKNAILNFSLKWKWAFRHLIIIKCS; encoded by the coding sequence ATGGTTGATCAATTTAAACACCGTTCTTCAGATTTGGAATTAATGGACTTGCCTATTGTCAAAAAGGAAGAGTTATTTACTAATTTGAAAGAATTAATCCAAATAAATAAAATGACTGGGGGTCCATCTTTAGGATTCTATGGTATTAAACAATTATTAAAACATCATAGAACTGATCATCATGAAATACACATTGTGGATATCGGATTTGGTGCCGGTGATATGTTGAATTACTTAAGTGAACATATAGATAAATTTCCTGCGCGAATTAAACTAACAGGAATAGATATAATGCCAGAAGCATTTGATTTTGTGAAGCAACAATATCCTGATTTGATTAATAAGGTAAATTTTGTTCGAGCTGATTATAAAGATTGGTTTGCTCAAGGCAATCGACCAGATATCGTGGTTGCTGGTTTATTTTGTCACCATTTGGATATGAATGAAATGGATGATTTTTTAAGCTTCATAAGAACTCATGTTAAGATAGGTGCGGTAATTAATGATCTTGAACGATCCAGAATTGCATATTATGGAATCATGATATTAACCCGTTTATTTTCTAAGTCAAGGTTTACCAAGAACGATGCTCCATTATCTGTATTAAGGGGTTTTACATCATTGGAATGGAAGGGCTTGATGTTGAAAAATGCAATTTTGAATTTTTCATTGAAATGGAAATGGGCATTCCGACATTTAATCATAATCAAGTGTTCATAA